The proteins below are encoded in one region of Casimicrobium huifangae:
- a CDS encoding Y-family DNA polymerase, giving the protein MWLAVHVPHLPLQALSDSIQQSVPALIFDRVGRRDVVIACTRIAAELGVKPGLQLAEAHALSNQLVALPRNPGRETECLQHLANVLAVLTPNIHISDDFGLLLEVGSSRALFDGYEKLLRNAIVLVDAQRLRANHVLAPTARGARWLAKAHRELLIEEQIDEWLDDLPVRCMDIKPDLIKALGELNLHFLSSIRRIETAELNQRFGTELTMALDHAYGKVSWSLPFWKPAQAFHQYVEFLELVTDQQHWWPGVSVLLHQLQEFLRLRSQAAISVLFSFSNGRQQTSQLSLASAHGIHLASEWLRLLQAQLERSSIHHEISRIDLFCSDSKALQVQALDLFDQHRNRQQIWQSLLDLLTARIGMQYLLLKPRNHQSALPESRSIASSPPSSGNATSLRPTWLIDPPRRLYGDTLRRLRHSLVLRQPERIETLDGNTSADQVNAVHRDYYIAIAERHSYWWVYRERATDCWFLQGIFA; this is encoded by the coding sequence ATGTGGCTGGCGGTTCACGTCCCTCATCTGCCTCTGCAGGCACTGTCGGACTCTATTCAGCAATCGGTCCCAGCCCTGATTTTTGACCGGGTCGGGCGACGTGATGTCGTAATCGCCTGCACCCGTATCGCCGCAGAACTTGGCGTCAAACCCGGGCTGCAACTGGCTGAGGCTCACGCACTAAGCAACCAGCTTGTGGCCCTGCCCCGTAATCCAGGACGCGAGACGGAATGCCTGCAACATCTGGCCAACGTACTGGCGGTACTGACGCCCAACATCCACATCAGCGATGACTTTGGCCTGCTTCTTGAAGTTGGCTCTTCGCGCGCACTATTCGATGGCTACGAGAAGCTTCTGCGCAACGCCATCGTGCTGGTTGATGCCCAACGCCTTCGCGCGAACCATGTGCTTGCGCCAACCGCTCGTGGCGCACGCTGGCTGGCAAAAGCACACCGGGAACTGCTGATCGAGGAGCAGATTGACGAATGGCTGGACGATCTGCCAGTCAGGTGCATGGATATCAAACCTGATCTCATCAAAGCTCTCGGCGAGCTCAATCTGCATTTCCTGTCGTCAATCCGCCGTATTGAAACTGCCGAACTTAACCAGCGTTTCGGCACGGAATTGACAATGGCACTCGATCACGCCTACGGCAAAGTCTCATGGTCGTTGCCATTCTGGAAGCCTGCACAGGCCTTCCACCAGTATGTCGAATTTCTGGAGCTTGTCACCGACCAGCAGCACTGGTGGCCTGGCGTCTCCGTTCTTCTGCATCAATTGCAGGAGTTCCTGCGACTGCGTTCGCAAGCAGCAATATCAGTTTTGTTTTCATTTTCAAACGGTCGCCAGCAGACGAGCCAGCTGAGTTTGGCATCAGCTCATGGCATTCATCTGGCCAGCGAATGGTTGCGGCTGCTGCAAGCCCAGCTTGAGCGCAGTTCAATCCATCATGAAATATCGCGAATTGATCTGTTCTGCAGCGACTCAAAAGCATTGCAAGTCCAGGCGCTGGATTTGTTCGATCAGCATAGAAATCGGCAACAAATATGGCAATCGCTGCTCGATCTGCTGACTGCGCGTATCGGAATGCAGTACCTGCTGCTGAAACCGCGCAACCATCAAAGCGCGCTACCGGAATCCAGAAGTATTGCATCAAGCCCGCCCTCATCCGGCAATGCAACTTCACTGCGACCCACCTGGCTGATCGATCCGCCGCGTCGCCTGTACGGCGACACATTACGCCGTTTACGTCACTCACTGGTACTGCGACAGCCAGAGCGCATCGAGACACTGGATGGCAACACCTCAGCTGATCAGGTCAACGCGGTTCATCGCGACTACTACATCGCCATCGCTGAACGTCATAGCTACTGGTGGGTGTATCGTGAACGGGCGACAGATTGCTGGTTTTTGCAGGGCATCTTTGCTTAG
- a CDS encoding error-prone DNA polymerase, translating to MKPVYAELFCRSNFSFQHGASHPEELVETAYDLGYGALAITDECSLAGVARAFTSWRDACEKRGHSIESSPLRLIVGACFRCDDSEIILLAKTLSGYEHLCQLVTRCRIDTDKGTYSFDPGELSAIRQCCAIIIPGSSSEVLGTLIEKTSQLSCAIGFVRKLTATDPLRFEHALSVAQKHTLPLTACGDVLIHDKSRQGLRDILCAVRNHTTVDQLGELAEQNAERCLRPLTALTHLYPAELLLNSVAIARLCTFTLAELRYQYPEEFVPAGLSAARYLRKLTRLGANRRYQNHIPSKVRSQLRKEFRLVTEKKYEAYFLTVYDIVREARRLEILCQGRGSSANSAICYCLHITELDPARCHLLFERFISKERDEPPDIDVDFEHERREEIIQYVFKQYGRHRAALCATVICYRTKGAIRDVGKALGFSEDQLDRISRNLSWWDKRSELHQRLAEIGFDAQVHRVQQLLKYTAELRGFPRHLSQHPGGFVLAEHRLDKKVPIENATMPNRTVIQWDKDDIEELGMMKVDILGLGMLSCLRRSMALVAQQTGQPFTMHDIPKEDPAVYEMLCCGESTGVFQVESRAQMNMLPRLKPENYFDLVVQIAIVRPGPIQGGMVHPYLKRRQGVEAQSYPSSAVESILKRTLGIPIFQEQVMELSMKAAGFSAGQADNLRRSMAAWKRKGGLGHLKEKLINGMLERGYTSEFAESIYRQVEGFGSYGFPESHAASFAILAYNSAWVKCHHPAAFCCALLNSQPMGFYSPSQLIQDAQKNGVQILPVDINASDWDCALIFNHPDPEKRTAGKTMLRLGLRMVSGISETVAGDIVRLRQEIPFSSIRDVVQRTGIGTKVINALADADAFRLLAGNRIQSKWMAAASKLPDLPAAPSDISNAAAPLKPLTLGQEVIADYRSTGLTLRVHPLKLLRGLLAGTQQAASLKKIPSGRNIRVAGLVTCRQRPGTASGVTFVTLEDETGNTNVIVWRDLAEKERRALIASRLMIVHGKLQHQGPISHLVAAHMEDASHLLADLAVASHDFH from the coding sequence ATGAAACCTGTCTATGCGGAGCTTTTTTGTCGCTCCAATTTCAGCTTCCAGCATGGCGCATCCCACCCGGAGGAGCTGGTTGAAACTGCGTACGACCTTGGCTATGGTGCCCTTGCCATCACTGACGAATGCTCGCTGGCGGGTGTAGCGCGCGCCTTTACCTCATGGCGAGATGCCTGTGAAAAGAGAGGGCATTCAATTGAAAGCTCTCCGCTGCGCCTGATCGTTGGTGCCTGCTTCCGCTGTGATGACAGCGAGATCATCCTGCTGGCGAAAACCCTCAGCGGCTACGAACATCTATGCCAGCTTGTGACCCGGTGTCGGATCGATACCGACAAGGGCACCTATTCCTTCGATCCGGGCGAGCTGTCAGCAATCAGGCAATGCTGTGCAATCATCATTCCCGGTTCATCCTCAGAAGTGCTGGGCACACTAATAGAGAAGACCAGCCAGCTTTCATGCGCCATTGGCTTCGTGCGCAAATTGACCGCAACCGATCCCCTGCGCTTCGAGCATGCGCTTTCTGTGGCACAGAAGCACACCCTGCCTTTAACCGCTTGCGGCGATGTACTCATTCATGACAAATCCCGACAGGGTTTGCGCGACATTTTGTGCGCAGTCAGGAATCACACCACAGTGGATCAATTGGGCGAACTTGCCGAACAAAATGCAGAGCGTTGTCTGAGGCCGCTCACCGCGCTGACACATCTCTACCCCGCTGAATTGCTGTTGAACAGCGTGGCAATTGCGAGGCTTTGCACTTTTACGCTGGCAGAGCTTCGCTATCAATACCCTGAGGAGTTTGTTCCTGCGGGACTGTCTGCAGCAAGATACCTTCGCAAGTTGACCCGCCTCGGTGCCAACCGCCGCTATCAAAACCACATTCCATCGAAAGTCAGAAGCCAGCTGAGGAAAGAATTCCGACTGGTCACCGAGAAAAAGTATGAGGCCTATTTTCTGACCGTGTACGACATCGTGCGTGAGGCACGGCGTCTGGAGATTCTTTGTCAGGGCCGTGGCTCTTCGGCGAATTCCGCGATCTGCTATTGCCTGCACATCACGGAACTTGATCCCGCACGATGTCATCTGCTCTTTGAGCGCTTCATCTCCAAAGAACGCGACGAGCCGCCGGATATCGACGTCGACTTCGAACACGAGCGAAGGGAAGAAATCATTCAATACGTGTTCAAACAGTACGGCCGTCATCGTGCAGCGCTCTGCGCAACGGTCATTTGCTATCGCACCAAGGGCGCAATCCGTGATGTCGGCAAGGCGCTCGGGTTTTCTGAAGATCAGCTTGACCGCATCAGCAGGAATCTCTCGTGGTGGGACAAAAGGTCTGAACTGCACCAGCGGCTCGCCGAAATTGGCTTCGATGCTCAGGTGCATCGCGTTCAGCAGTTGCTCAAATACACCGCCGAGCTACGCGGTTTTCCCCGACACCTCTCGCAGCACCCGGGGGGCTTTGTGCTGGCCGAGCACCGGCTCGACAAGAAGGTCCCCATCGAAAACGCAACGATGCCCAACCGCACCGTGATTCAATGGGACAAGGATGACATTGAAGAGCTGGGCATGATGAAGGTCGACATCCTCGGGCTCGGCATGTTGTCCTGCCTGCGCCGCTCCATGGCACTGGTCGCACAGCAGACCGGTCAGCCGTTCACCATGCACGATATCCCGAAGGAAGATCCGGCTGTGTACGAGATGCTTTGTTGCGGCGAGAGTACGGGTGTCTTCCAGGTCGAATCTCGCGCGCAAATGAACATGCTGCCGAGGCTGAAGCCAGAAAATTATTTCGATCTGGTCGTACAGATTGCCATCGTTCGCCCCGGGCCGATACAAGGTGGCATGGTTCACCCCTATCTCAAGCGTCGCCAGGGGGTTGAGGCTCAAAGCTACCCTTCGTCGGCCGTCGAGAGCATCCTGAAACGTACGTTGGGCATTCCGATTTTTCAGGAGCAAGTCATGGAGCTATCCATGAAAGCGGCCGGTTTTTCAGCCGGTCAGGCCGACAATCTGCGCCGCTCAATGGCAGCCTGGAAACGCAAGGGCGGCCTGGGTCATCTGAAGGAGAAATTGATCAATGGCATGCTTGAGCGCGGCTATACCTCCGAGTTTGCGGAATCCATTTACAGACAGGTAGAGGGCTTCGGCAGCTACGGCTTCCCGGAATCACACGCAGCGAGCTTTGCCATTCTGGCCTACAACTCGGCATGGGTTAAGTGCCATCATCCTGCCGCCTTTTGTTGTGCCCTGCTCAACAGTCAGCCGATGGGCTTCTATTCGCCATCACAGTTGATACAGGACGCGCAAAAGAATGGCGTACAGATATTGCCCGTTGACATCAATGCGAGTGACTGGGATTGCGCACTGATCTTTAATCATCCGGATCCAGAAAAAAGAACCGCAGGCAAAACCATGCTGCGCCTCGGGTTACGCATGGTTAGCGGCATCAGCGAGACGGTCGCTGGTGACATCGTCAGGCTACGGCAGGAGATTCCGTTTTCGAGCATTCGCGACGTTGTGCAGAGAACGGGTATTGGCACCAAAGTCATCAACGCACTGGCTGACGCCGACGCTTTCAGGCTACTGGCCGGTAACCGGATCCAGTCAAAGTGGATGGCCGCCGCTTCGAAATTGCCCGATCTTCCGGCGGCACCATCAGACATCAGCAACGCAGCAGCGCCGCTCAAGCCCCTCACGCTTGGCCAGGAAGTCATCGCCGATTACCGCAGCACCGGACTCACACTGCGCGTGCATCCCCTGAAACTGCTGCGCGGTCTGCTGGCTGGCACCCAGCAGGCTGCGAGTCTCAAAAAGATTCCCTCCGGTCGCAATATCCGTGTGGCAGGGCTTGTTACCTGTCGCCAGCGCCCCGGCACAGCCAGCGGCGTCACCTTCGTCACGCTGGAAGACGAAACCGGCAACACCAACGTCATCGTCTGGCGCGATCTGGCCGAGAAAGAACGACGTGCGCTGATTGCTTCCCGGCTGATGATTGTCCACGGCAAGCTTCAACATCAGGGCCCAATCAGCCATCTTGTTGCAGCGCACATGGAAGACGCCTCGCATCTGCTTGCTGATCTTGCCGTGGCCTCGCATGACTTTCACTGA
- a CDS encoding TRAP transporter substrate-binding protein produces MSDETTIDRRKFLKSATIVGGAVVGAAPMVSVAQSPITFRWQSTWPAKDIFHEYALDYAKKVNDMSGGRLKIDVLPSGAVVKAFDLIDAVSKGTLDGGHGVLAYWYGKNSAMALWGSGPAFGMDANMVLAWHEYGGGRALLDEIYKGLNLDVQSFVYGPMPTQPLGWFKKPVTKVEDFKGLKYRTVGLSIDIFTALGAAVNALPGGEIVAAMDRGLLDAAEFNNTSSDKVLGFPDVSKVCMLQSFHQSGEQFEILFNKTKYNALPADLKAVVSNAVQAASADMSWKAIDRYSQDYIELQKMGVKFYKTPDAILQAQLKAWDDITKKKSAENAMFKKVLESMEKFAMRACRWQNDTNVDFKMAFRHATSKKS; encoded by the coding sequence ATGTCCGATGAAACAACAATTGATCGCCGCAAGTTTCTGAAGTCCGCCACCATCGTCGGCGGTGCCGTCGTGGGCGCCGCGCCGATGGTCAGCGTCGCACAATCGCCGATCACGTTCCGCTGGCAATCCACCTGGCCCGCGAAAGATATCTTTCACGAGTACGCGCTCGACTACGCGAAGAAGGTCAATGACATGTCGGGGGGGCGCCTCAAGATCGACGTGCTGCCGTCAGGCGCCGTGGTCAAGGCATTTGACCTGATTGATGCCGTATCCAAAGGCACGCTCGATGGCGGTCACGGCGTACTCGCTTACTGGTACGGCAAGAATTCCGCCATGGCGCTTTGGGGCTCCGGCCCGGCATTCGGCATGGACGCCAACATGGTGCTTGCCTGGCACGAATACGGCGGTGGTCGTGCTCTGCTCGACGAAATCTACAAGGGCCTCAACCTCGATGTGCAGTCGTTTGTCTACGGCCCGATGCCAACACAGCCACTGGGCTGGTTCAAGAAGCCCGTCACCAAGGTTGAAGACTTCAAGGGCCTGAAGTACCGCACGGTCGGTCTCTCCATCGACATTTTCACTGCGCTTGGCGCAGCCGTGAATGCACTACCAGGCGGTGAGATCGTGGCGGCGATGGATCGTGGCCTGCTCGACGCCGCCGAGTTCAACAACACCAGCTCCGACAAGGTGCTCGGCTTCCCGGATGTATCGAAGGTCTGCATGCTGCAGTCCTTCCATCAAAGCGGCGAACAGTTCGAGATCCTGTTCAACAAGACCAAATACAACGCATTGCCGGCTGATCTGAAAGCGGTAGTCAGCAATGCTGTACAGGCAGCCTCGGCCGACATGAGCTGGAAGGCCATCGACCGCTACTCGCAGGACTACATCGAGCTGCAGAAGATGGGTGTCAAGTTCTACAAGACACCCGATGCCATCCTGCAGGCGCAGCTCAAGGCCTGGGACGACATCACCAAGAAGAAGTCGGCCGAGAACGCGATGTTCAAGAAAGTGCTGGAATCGATGGAGAAGTTCGCGATGCGCGCCTGCCGCTGGCAGAACGACACCAACGTCGACTTCAAGATGGCGTTCCGCCACGCCACCAGCAAGAAGTCATAA
- a CDS encoding TRAP transporter small permease subunit produces MQSVLLLVDKISTRVGQLAAWSIVALTLLIGWEVFSRYVLSNPHPWVMDASNMLYGALFMLAGAYTLSKNGHVRGDVLYGFFQPRTQAFFDLMLYLLFFVGGIVALVYAGWDFFTTSLAQNERSSIAADGPPIYPFKAIIPAAGLLLLIQGLVEIVRCVICLRTGDWPSREEDVEEVDVDKLKAMVTSHTSSTDAGAQGAR; encoded by the coding sequence ATGCAATCCGTTTTGCTGTTGGTCGACAAAATTTCGACCCGCGTGGGCCAACTCGCTGCGTGGAGCATTGTCGCGCTGACCCTGCTCATTGGTTGGGAAGTGTTCTCGCGGTATGTATTGTCAAATCCGCATCCGTGGGTGATGGATGCGAGCAACATGCTTTACGGGGCGCTGTTCATGCTGGCAGGTGCCTACACACTGTCGAAGAACGGCCATGTGCGAGGTGACGTCCTGTATGGTTTCTTCCAGCCACGCACCCAGGCATTTTTTGATCTGATGTTGTACCTGCTGTTTTTCGTCGGCGGTATCGTGGCACTGGTCTATGCCGGCTGGGATTTCTTCACTACCTCGCTGGCGCAGAACGAACGTTCGTCGATTGCCGCCGACGGCCCGCCGATCTATCCGTTCAAGGCAATCATCCCGGCAGCGGGCCTGCTGCTGCTCATTCAGGGTCTGGTGGAGATCGTTCGCTGTGTGATCTGCCTGAGAACAGGCGACTGGCCCTCGCGCGAGGAGGACGTCGAGGAGGTCGATGTCGACAAGCTGAAAGCGATGGTCACGTCACATACCAGTAGTACCGACGCCGGCGCACAGGGAGCACGGTAA
- a CDS encoding TRAP transporter large permease subunit gives MRKELWFGLIIMAAIALPTLILMPWSSMTLGHYGLMMLALVVVAIMLGFPTAFTLMGMGVIFAFIAYFAQKGGDPNVAVKHTLDLMVQRTYGVMTNEVLISIPLFVFMGYLVERANLIEKLFKSLHLALARVPGSLAVATLVTCAIFATATGIVGAVVTLMGLLALPAMMRAGYDMKLSAGAITAGGCLGILIPPSVMLIVYGATAGVSVVKLYAGAFFPGIMLAVLYIVYVMIRAKLNPKLAPPLSAEDRVVALSAVPAAVATAPGQRALPALLTAVRGHRAAAIGRKSLLKELLVALLPAIVFGLLLLAIHRAVTTEPAAVETTGLVEMGSASDAAKTNSGNDAAGSNELKEPTADGVKEPPAASSLSELKEPPADLKEPPTDNGKEATASTAAMKAATDGTKAGSDASRAVSAPAAEGAKTVPAPGWFWWTLGIVVAALVLLYAVLDWQRYEVYKLLLASFFPLAFLILAVLGTIVFGLATPTEAAAVGSIGGFVLAAAYLAIARPAAERTKILRLWLPLWAVVLAAVVWFALLKSEFIVSPVPMWLGWLSMTAFVVWCALATVQVKLQGVLSESVFLTAKTSAMVCWLFVGSSIFSAAFALLGGQEVIEKWVLSLGLTTTQFMLLSQFIIFILGWPLEWTEIIVIFMPIFIPLLAKFNVDPLFFGLLVALNLQTAFLSPPVAMAAFYLKGVAPPHVTLNQIFAGMMPFMVIQVIALLLLYIFPAIGLWLPEVLYK, from the coding sequence CTGCGCAAGGAACTCTGGTTCGGGCTCATCATCATGGCGGCCATCGCGCTGCCCACGCTGATCCTCATGCCGTGGAGCAGCATGACCCTGGGCCACTATGGCCTGATGATGCTGGCGCTGGTGGTGGTCGCCATCATGCTTGGCTTCCCGACGGCGTTCACGCTGATGGGTATGGGCGTAATCTTCGCTTTCATCGCCTACTTCGCCCAGAAAGGTGGTGACCCCAATGTCGCCGTGAAGCACACGCTGGACCTGATGGTGCAACGCACTTACGGCGTGATGACCAACGAAGTGCTGATTTCAATACCGCTGTTTGTTTTCATGGGCTATCTGGTTGAACGCGCCAACCTGATCGAGAAACTGTTCAAATCACTGCACCTCGCGCTGGCCCGTGTACCCGGTTCACTGGCGGTCGCCACACTGGTGACCTGCGCGATCTTCGCCACAGCGACGGGCATCGTCGGCGCCGTCGTCACTTTGATGGGGCTACTCGCGCTGCCCGCAATGATGCGCGCTGGCTACGACATGAAGCTCTCCGCTGGTGCCATCACGGCCGGTGGCTGCCTTGGTATCCTGATTCCGCCGTCAGTCATGCTGATCGTCTACGGCGCCACGGCAGGCGTGTCGGTGGTCAAGCTCTACGCGGGTGCATTCTTCCCCGGCATCATGCTCGCGGTGCTCTACATCGTCTACGTGATGATCCGTGCGAAACTCAATCCGAAGCTGGCGCCGCCGCTGTCGGCCGAAGACCGTGTGGTGGCGCTTTCTGCAGTACCGGCAGCTGTTGCCACTGCGCCGGGCCAGCGAGCGCTCCCGGCGCTGCTGACCGCGGTTCGCGGACACCGTGCGGCAGCCATCGGGCGCAAAAGCCTGCTCAAGGAACTGCTGGTGGCGCTGTTGCCAGCCATCGTATTCGGCCTGTTGCTGCTGGCAATTCATCGCGCCGTGACCACGGAACCTGCCGCCGTCGAAACCACTGGTCTGGTCGAAATGGGCAGTGCGAGCGACGCCGCGAAGACCAACTCAGGCAACGATGCGGCGGGCAGCAACGAACTCAAGGAGCCCACCGCCGACGGTGTCAAGGAACCGCCAGCGGCCTCCTCCCTTTCGGAGCTGAAGGAGCCGCCCGCCGACCTCAAGGAACCGCCCACCGATAACGGCAAGGAGGCCACCGCCAGCACTGCCGCCATGAAAGCCGCCACCGATGGCACCAAGGCGGGCAGCGACGCAAGCCGTGCCGTGTCGGCGCCAGCAGCGGAGGGCGCGAAAACAGTTCCCGCTCCTGGCTGGTTCTGGTGGACGCTCGGCATCGTGGTCGCGGCGCTGGTATTGCTTTACGCGGTGCTCGACTGGCAGCGCTACGAAGTCTACAAACTGCTGCTGGCCTCGTTCTTTCCGCTGGCGTTCCTGATTCTGGCGGTGCTCGGCACCATCGTATTTGGGCTCGCCACGCCGACCGAGGCCGCTGCCGTCGGCTCGATCGGTGGTTTCGTACTCGCTGCAGCCTACCTCGCCATCGCGCGCCCCGCAGCCGAGCGGACGAAGATACTGCGCCTGTGGCTGCCACTATGGGCCGTGGTGCTGGCCGCCGTGGTCTGGTTTGCGCTGCTGAAGTCCGAGTTCATCGTCAGTCCGGTACCGATGTGGCTGGGCTGGCTGTCGATGACCGCCTTTGTCGTCTGGTGCGCGCTGGCGACTGTTCAGGTAAAGCTGCAAGGTGTGCTGTCGGAATCGGTATTCCTGACCGCCAAGACGTCGGCGATGGTGTGCTGGCTGTTTGTTGGCTCATCGATCTTCTCGGCCGCGTTCGCGCTGCTGGGCGGGCAGGAAGTGATCGAAAAATGGGTGCTTTCGCTCGGGCTGACGACGACACAGTTCATGCTGCTGTCGCAATTCATCATCTTCATCCTCGGCTGGCCGCTTGAATGGACCGAGATCATCGTAATCTTCATGCCGATCTTCATCCCGCTGCTGGCCAAGTTCAACGTTGATCCGCTGTTCTTCGGGCTGCTGGTCGCGCTCAATTTGCAGACCGCATTCCTGTCGCCACCGGTGGCGATGGCCGCCTTCTACCTCAAGGGCGTAGCGCCACCGCATGTCACGCTGAACCAGATTTTCGCGGGCATGATGCCGTTCATGGTGATTCAGGTAATCGCGCTGCTGCTGCTCTACATCTTCCCGGCGATCGGTCTGTGGCTGCCCGAGGTGCTTTACAAGTAG
- a CDS encoding nickel transporter, translated as MSPTEIPHDLGGIAAVALLLGMKHGFDADHLAAIDGLTRCNYATRPRLARLSGVLFSLGHGAVVVAMAMIVATLAQAWRVPEWLESFGAWVSIVVLCLLAALNIDSALSTPSHHVARLVGWRSRRFSRLLTSGNPLAVAAIGALFALSFDTLSQASLFAVAANPFGGWMTALLLASLFVVGMLLSDGLNGIWISRLIRRSDETARVASRVMAVAVSAVSLLTAAFGASKLLLPQLDAWADGKELWAGAFVMLIIFSGFLLGMRLARRHEAKASAAAAVPPN; from the coding sequence ATGAGCCCAACGGAGATTCCGCACGATCTCGGCGGTATTGCTGCCGTGGCGTTGCTGCTTGGCATGAAGCACGGATTTGATGCCGATCATCTGGCTGCCATCGACGGCCTGACCCGTTGCAACTACGCCACGCGCCCGCGCCTCGCACGCCTGTCCGGCGTTCTGTTTTCGCTCGGACACGGCGCCGTTGTCGTCGCTATGGCGATGATCGTGGCAACGCTGGCGCAGGCGTGGCGAGTGCCCGAATGGCTGGAGTCGTTCGGCGCCTGGGTATCGATTGTTGTGCTCTGCCTGCTCGCGGCGTTGAACATTGACAGTGCGCTCTCGACGCCGTCACATCATGTGGCCCGGCTGGTTGGCTGGCGAAGCCGCCGCTTCTCGCGTTTGCTGACCAGTGGCAATCCTCTGGCCGTGGCGGCGATTGGTGCGCTGTTTGCGCTTTCGTTCGATACCCTGAGCCAGGCTTCGCTGTTTGCCGTGGCCGCCAACCCGTTTGGTGGATGGATGACGGCGCTCTTGCTGGCGAGTCTGTTTGTCGTCGGCATGCTGCTGTCGGACGGCCTGAACGGCATCTGGATTTCGCGTCTCATTCGCCGCTCCGATGAAACTGCACGTGTCGCTTCGCGGGTCATGGCGGTCGCGGTGTCGGCGGTCAGCCTGCTCACGGCGGCGTTCGGTGCCAGCAAGCTGCTGTTGCCGCAACTGGATGCCTGGGCCGACGGCAAGGAGTTGTGGGCGGGCGCCTTCGTCATGCTGATCATTTTTTCCGGCTTTCTGCTCGGGATGCGGCTGGCGCGCAGGCACGAGGCAAAGGCGTCTGCTGCGGCTGCGGTGCCGCCGAACTGA
- a CDS encoding tyrosine-type recombinase/integrase produces the protein MAKAIDKLTDRTVKAIKKPGYHGDGNGLYLCVKPSGAKSWILRYMVAGKAREMGLGPYPAFGLADARERRNAERQRIADGVDPIEARDEREQAKKVAQARKSTFSDCVDRFLAAKSAEWTNTKHRAQWRSTLDTYAAPHFGALPVQAVDTDIVLKALTPIWTTKTETASRVRGRIEAVLDWATASKLRSGENPARWRGNLDKLLPKPGKIAKVEHHPALPYRDVYAFLQLLANSDATAARALETVIYTGLRTAEVVGATWEEIDFEAAVWTVPASRMKMKKEHRVPLSAPALQVLRNCYAMRVNDYVFPSPNSTAGRPRPLSNMGMLQLLKRMKRADITPHGFRSTFRDWAAEQTNFPREVCEMALAHTIGSDTEQAYQRSDLLEKRARLMSAWATYCNTKPNDAATVTPINRKAKA, from the coding sequence ATGGCTAAGGCAATCGACAAACTGACCGACCGCACCGTCAAGGCAATTAAGAAGCCGGGCTATCACGGTGACGGCAACGGGCTTTACCTGTGCGTGAAGCCGAGCGGCGCGAAGTCTTGGATTCTTCGCTACATGGTCGCAGGCAAAGCCCGCGAGATGGGCTTAGGCCCCTACCCTGCTTTTGGCCTTGCCGACGCTCGCGAACGGCGCAACGCTGAACGCCAGCGCATTGCGGACGGTGTGGACCCCATTGAAGCCCGCGACGAACGCGAGCAAGCCAAGAAAGTCGCGCAGGCGAGGAAAAGCACATTCAGCGATTGCGTTGACCGCTTCCTAGCGGCAAAGTCTGCAGAGTGGACGAACACCAAGCATCGGGCACAGTGGCGCAGCACGCTAGACACCTACGCAGCGCCGCACTTCGGAGCATTGCCGGTTCAGGCCGTTGACACCGACATAGTGCTCAAGGCGCTAACCCCGATCTGGACAACCAAAACGGAAACCGCTAGCCGCGTGCGCGGGCGCATTGAGGCGGTTCTCGATTGGGCTACCGCTTCAAAGCTGCGCAGCGGCGAGAACCCGGCACGCTGGCGCGGCAATCTGGACAAGCTGCTGCCGAAGCCGGGAAAGATTGCCAAAGTCGAACATCATCCGGCCTTGCCTTATCGCGACGTGTACGCCTTTTTGCAACTGCTGGCGAACTCTGACGCGACCGCAGCGCGCGCACTCGAAACTGTCATCTACACCGGACTGCGTACCGCCGAAGTCGTCGGCGCAACGTGGGAAGAAATTGACTTTGAAGCCGCAGTCTGGACTGTTCCTGCAAGCAGAATGAAAATGAAAAAGGAGCACCGCGTCCCGTTGTCGGCGCCCGCATTGCAAGTGCTGCGCAACTGCTACGCAATGCGCGTCAATGACTACGTTTTCCCGTCGCCGAACAGCACCGCAGGACGCCCGCGCCCGCTGTCAAACATGGGAATGTTGCAACTGCTAAAGCGCATGAAGCGCGCCGACATAACCCCGCATGGCTTCCGGTCAACCTTTCGCGATTGGGCAGCAGAGCAAACCAACTTCCCGCGCGAGGTTTGCGAAATGGCGCTTGCCCACACGATTGGCAGCGACACCGAGCAGGCCTATCAACGTAGCGACTTGCTAGAGAAGCGCGCCCGCCTGATGAGCGCATGGGCCACGTATTGCAACACGAAGCCGAACGACGCTGCGACCGTGACGCCGATCAATCGTAAGGCAAAGGCATAG
- a CDS encoding helix-turn-helix transcriptional regulator, with product MQDKLQSPDGFLNLEATREFAGGPGVSTIYKWMSEGTFPKPYPIGANRRGWKVSELIAWRDALQPVEYRTKETA from the coding sequence ATGCAAGACAAATTGCAATCACCAGACGGCTTCCTGAACCTTGAAGCCACGCGCGAATTCGCAGGTGGCCCCGGCGTCAGCACGATCTACAAATGGATGAGCGAGGGCACCTTCCCTAAGCCCTACCCAATCGGCGCGAATCGTCGCGGTTGGAAAGTGAGCGAGCTAATCGCATGGCGGGACGCTCTACAACCGGTTGAGTACCGCACCAAGGAGACCGCATGA